The Cytophagia bacterium CHB2 genome contains a region encoding:
- a CDS encoding alkaline phosphatase family protein produces MTCCAEAPHGLTNIRSNRGKEIMTTTCRRRVSRCFCAAVFGFAAALAAQTNAPFVQQPLNQDSHNTLLRSGPMAGYAEMTEASLWVQTTRPADVQFRYWVEGQPQTSALSELVKTTKAGDYVAQVILSLLEPGTKYNYELYIDGKLAPRPYRLAFQTQSFWQWRTDPPAFTVMFGSCAYVNQESHDRPGKPYGSDHEIFTAMAAKQPDLMLWLGDNVYYREPDFFSVAQMKARYAHTRALPEMQALLAATQNYAIWDDHDYGPNDADWTYRMKQPALEIFKSYWVNPAYGHDDVRGVFFNFTWNDIEFFMLDNRYHRSPNYSRDSLRVMFGAAQMRWLKDALTASRAPFKMIVAGNQMLNPMSPGESFTKFPYEQQEFLQWLQTQKVYGVVFLSGDRHITELIKIQPEGFYPLYDYTNSSLTAGTYKADRDANNPARVTGTLFDNQHNFGLLRFEGPRTDRKLTMECYDKTGKLAWKHEVKASELRVK; encoded by the coding sequence ATGACGTGTTGCGCGGAAGCGCCTCACGGTCTGACTAACATACGTTCAAATCGAGGAAAGGAAATCATGACGACAACGTGTCGACGCAGAGTTTCGCGTTGTTTCTGCGCTGCGGTTTTTGGCTTCGCTGCGGCGCTCGCGGCGCAAACGAATGCGCCTTTTGTTCAACAGCCTCTCAATCAAGACAGTCACAATACGCTTTTGCGATCCGGCCCCATGGCAGGTTATGCCGAAATGACGGAAGCGTCTTTGTGGGTGCAAACCACGCGGCCCGCAGACGTGCAGTTTCGCTATTGGGTCGAAGGCCAACCGCAAACCTCGGCATTGAGCGAGTTGGTGAAAACGACGAAAGCAGGCGATTACGTCGCGCAGGTGATTTTGAGTTTGCTCGAACCGGGCACGAAGTACAATTATGAACTGTATATCGACGGCAAACTCGCGCCCCGGCCGTATCGCCTCGCCTTTCAGACGCAATCCTTTTGGCAATGGCGCACGGATCCACCGGCCTTCACTGTGATGTTCGGCTCGTGCGCGTATGTCAATCAGGAGAGTCATGATCGCCCTGGAAAACCCTACGGCAGTGATCATGAAATTTTTACGGCGATGGCTGCCAAGCAGCCGGATCTCATGCTCTGGCTGGGTGACAATGTTTATTACCGCGAACCGGATTTCTTCTCTGTTGCGCAAATGAAGGCGCGCTATGCGCACACGCGCGCCTTGCCGGAAATGCAGGCATTGCTTGCGGCCACGCAAAACTACGCGATTTGGGATGATCATGACTACGGCCCGAACGATGCGGATTGGACCTATCGCATGAAACAGCCGGCGCTGGAAATCTTCAAGTCATATTGGGTCAATCCTGCTTACGGCCATGATGACGTTCGCGGCGTGTTCTTCAATTTCACCTGGAATGATATCGAATTTTTCATGCTGGATAATCGCTATCATCGCTCGCCCAATTACTCACGCGATTCCCTGCGCGTCATGTTCGGCGCGGCGCAGATGCGCTGGCTGAAAGATGCGTTGACCGCCAGCCGCGCGCCTTTCAAGATGATCGTTGCCGGCAATCAAATGCTCAATCCCATGTCACCCGGAGAATCGTTTACCAAGTTTCCGTATGAGCAGCAAGAATTTCTGCAATGGTTGCAAACACAGAAAGTCTACGGCGTGGTCTTTCTCTCCGGCGACCGGCACATCACGGAGTTGATCAAAATTCAGCCCGAAGGTTTTTATCCCCTGTATGATTACACGAATTCCTCGCTGACTGCCGGTACTTATAAAGCCGATCGAGATGCCAACAATCCTGCGCGCGTGACCGGAACATTGTTCGACAACCAGCACAACTTCGGGCTGTTGCGTTTCGAAGGCCCGCGCACCGACCGCAAATTGACGATGGAATGCTATGATAAAACCGGCAAGCTGGCGTGGAAACACGAAGTGAAAGCGAGCGAATTGCGGGTGAAGTAG
- a CDS encoding amidohydrolase, whose protein sequence is MTACQTPEPPAEKIYTNATIWTGIANASRAEALAVRNGEILAVGSIQEIDKYRGDNTTVIDLGGKLVAPGFIDNHTHFMSGGFQLASVDLRDAKSPQEFAQRIADFAKNLPEGQWITGGDWDHETWGGELPRREWIDQVTPNHPVFVNRLDGHMALANSKALALAQIDRNTPDPAGGTIVRDAVTGEATGVLKDEAMSPVYRVIPDPTEAQYDEALARAMAHAAAHGVTQVHDMGSFGGWADLATYRRAHEKGELTLRIYSCVPLGTWPRLAEYVKANGRGDDWLRWGGLKGFVDGSLGSTTAWFYQPYDDAPETSGLLTTDTTALHDWIIAADSAGLHVVVHAIGDRANDWLLDVFAEATQTNGARDRRFRIEHAQHLTPAAIARFGAMNVIPSMQPYHAIDDGRWAEKRIGAERIKTTYAFRSLLDANARLTFGSDWTVAPLPPLLGIYSAVTRRTLDGANPEGWVPQEKISVEEALRCYTANNAFAGFQETKLGTLEPGKFADFVVLSEDIFAIDPVNIPEVNVLRTVVGGRESFVRP, encoded by the coding sequence ATGACTGCCTGCCAAACGCCGGAACCACCGGCGGAAAAGATTTATACCAACGCCACGATCTGGACCGGCATTGCAAATGCCTCACGCGCAGAGGCGCTTGCCGTTCGCAACGGAGAAATTTTGGCGGTGGGTTCCATACAAGAAATCGACAAGTATCGCGGTGACAACACGACTGTCATTGATCTCGGCGGTAAGCTGGTGGCGCCGGGTTTCATCGACAACCACACGCATTTCATGAGCGGCGGCTTTCAGCTTGCCAGCGTTGATTTGCGCGACGCCAAATCGCCGCAGGAGTTCGCGCAGCGCATCGCTGATTTTGCCAAGAATCTCCCCGAGGGCCAATGGATCACGGGCGGCGATTGGGATCACGAAACCTGGGGCGGCGAGCTGCCGAGGCGCGAGTGGATCGATCAAGTTACGCCGAATCATCCCGTGTTCGTCAATCGCCTCGACGGACACATGGCGTTGGCGAATTCGAAGGCATTGGCATTGGCGCAGATCGATCGCAACACGCCGGATCCTGCCGGCGGCACGATCGTGCGCGACGCCGTAACCGGCGAGGCCACCGGCGTTCTCAAAGACGAAGCCATGTCCCCGGTTTATCGCGTGATACCTGATCCCACCGAAGCGCAATATGATGAAGCATTGGCACGCGCCATGGCGCATGCCGCTGCGCATGGCGTAACGCAAGTGCACGACATGGGCAGTTTCGGCGGCTGGGCAGATTTGGCCACATATCGCCGCGCGCACGAAAAAGGCGAATTGACTCTGCGCATTTATTCCTGTGTGCCGCTCGGCACCTGGCCGCGCCTCGCGGAATATGTGAAAGCAAACGGCCGCGGCGATGATTGGCTGCGCTGGGGCGGCTTGAAAGGATTTGTGGATGGCTCGCTCGGCTCGACTACCGCGTGGTTTTATCAACCTTACGATGATGCGCCTGAGACTTCGGGATTGTTGACCACCGACACGACGGCGCTGCACGATTGGATCATCGCGGCGGATTCTGCGGGTTTGCATGTTGTTGTGCACGCCATTGGCGATCGCGCCAATGATTGGCTGCTGGATGTTTTTGCAGAAGCAACGCAAACCAACGGTGCTCGCGACCGCCGCTTCCGCATCGAGCATGCCCAGCATCTTACGCCTGCTGCGATTGCGCGCTTTGGCGCGATGAACGTAATTCCTTCGATGCAACCCTATCATGCCATCGACGACGGCCGCTGGGCGGAAAAGCGCATTGGCGCCGAGCGCATCAAAACAACCTATGCCTTTCGGTCATTGCTCGACGCTAACGCGCGCCTGACTTTTGGCTCGGATTGGACCGTCGCGCCGCTGCCGCCGTTGTTGGGAATTTATTCGGCAGTTACCCGCCGCACGCTTGACGGCGCAAATCCCGAAGGCTGGGTGCCTCAGGAAAAAATTTCAGTGGAGGAAGCATTGCGTTGCTACACCGCGAACAATGCCTTTGCCGGTTTTCAAGAAACCAAGCTCGGCACGCTTGAGCCCGGAAAATTCGCGGATTTCGTTGTGCTCTCTGAAGATATTTTTGCCATCGATCCGGTGAACATTCCGGAGGTGAACGTCTTGCGCACGGTGGTGGGCGGGCGCGAGAGTTTTGTGAGGCCGTAG
- a CDS encoding D-aminoacylase has translation MSFRRLFVILLLLSACSPKTEYDLIIRNAMIYDGSGAAPAAGAIAINADTIAAAGKLENAVGKQEIDAQGLAVAPGFINMLSWATVSLIEDGRSQSDIRQGVTLEVFGEGWSMGPLDEKMKQEEKAQQGDIKYDIPWTTLGEYLDYLAARGISTNIASFVGATTVRIHEVGYDNRPPTPEELERMKALVRQAMEEGALGVGSSLIYAPAFYAKTDELIELCKVAAEHGGMYISHIRSEGNRLLESVDELIEIARAANIPAEIYHLKAAGRTNWHKMDEVIARIESARAAGLQITADMYTYTAGATGLDAAMPPWVQEGGYQAWVQRLQDSAIRKRVIKEMTEPTDEWENLFLHAGPENVLLVGFKSDSLKYLTGKSLAEVASMRNSTPPETAIDLVIQDGSRVESVYFLMSEDNIKKQIALPWVSFDSDAASQAPEGNFLKSSVHPRAYGNFARLLGKYVREEKVISLQEAIRRLTTLPAGNLKIKKRGSLAPGYFADVVVFDPATIQDHATFENPQQYATGVQHVFVNGEQVLKDGEHTGAKPGRVVRGPGTEF, from the coding sequence ATGTCGTTTCGACGCCTGTTTGTGATCTTGTTGTTGCTCTCCGCATGTTCCCCCAAAACCGAATACGATCTTATCATCCGCAACGCTATGATTTACGACGGCAGCGGCGCTGCGCCGGCCGCCGGCGCGATTGCCATCAACGCGGATACCATTGCCGCCGCCGGCAAGCTCGAGAATGCCGTGGGCAAGCAGGAAATTGACGCGCAAGGCCTGGCAGTCGCGCCGGGCTTCATCAACATGTTGAGCTGGGCCACAGTGAGCTTGATCGAAGACGGCCGCTCGCAAAGCGACATTCGCCAGGGCGTTACGCTCGAAGTTTTTGGTGAAGGCTGGTCCATGGGGCCACTCGATGAAAAAATGAAACAGGAAGAAAAAGCCCAGCAAGGCGATATCAAATACGATATTCCCTGGACGACGCTGGGTGAATATCTTGATTATCTCGCCGCGCGCGGCATCTCGACGAATATCGCCTCGTTTGTCGGCGCAACCACCGTGCGCATTCACGAAGTCGGTTATGACAACCGCCCGCCCACGCCGGAAGAATTGGAGCGAATGAAGGCCCTGGTGCGGCAGGCGATGGAAGAAGGCGCACTCGGTGTCGGTTCTTCGTTGATTTATGCGCCCGCATTTTACGCCAAAACCGATGAGCTGATTGAATTGTGTAAAGTCGCAGCCGAACATGGCGGTATGTACATCTCGCATATACGCAGCGAGGGCAATCGCCTGCTCGAATCGGTTGATGAGTTGATCGAGATCGCGCGCGCCGCAAACATTCCGGCAGAGATTTATCATTTGAAAGCCGCCGGCCGCACGAATTGGCACAAGATGGATGAAGTGATTGCCAGAATCGAATCCGCGCGCGCAGCGGGCTTGCAAATTACGGCGGATATGTACACGTACACCGCCGGCGCCACCGGACTTGACGCTGCGATGCCGCCGTGGGTGCAAGAAGGCGGCTACCAAGCCTGGGTGCAGCGCCTGCAAGATTCCGCGATTCGCAAGCGCGTGATCAAAGAAATGACGGAACCGACGGATGAATGGGAAAATCTTTTCCTGCATGCCGGCCCGGAAAACGTTTTACTGGTCGGCTTCAAATCGGATTCATTAAAATATCTCACCGGCAAATCGCTGGCGGAAGTCGCGAGCATGCGCAATTCCACCCCGCCGGAAACGGCAATTGATTTGGTGATCCAGGACGGCAGCCGCGTCGAATCCGTTTATTTTCTCATGTCGGAAGACAATATCAAAAAGCAAATCGCATTGCCCTGGGTGAGCTTTGATTCTGATGCCGCCTCGCAAGCGCCGGAAGGCAATTTCCTGAAATCGAGCGTGCATCCGCGCGCGTACGGCAACTTTGCGCGCCTGCTGGGCAAATATGTTCGCGAGGAAAAAGTCATTTCGTTGCAAGAGGCGATCCGCCGGTTGACCACATTGCCCGCAGGCAATCTCAAAATCAAAAAACGCGGCAGCCTCGCGCCCGGTTATTTTGCGGATGTCGTCGTCTTCGATCCGGCCACGATTCAAGATCACGCGACTTTTGAAAATCCCCAGCAATATGCCACCGGCGTGCAGCATGTTTTTGTGAATGGCGAACAGGTTCTCAAAGACGGCGAGCACACCGGCGCGAAGCCGGGACGAGTGGTGCGGGGGCCGGGAACAGAGTTTTAA